The following are encoded in a window of Arthrobacter sp. OAP107 genomic DNA:
- a CDS encoding nucleoside deaminase translates to MSTTVTAEAYLARSIQLATANVLNSGGPFGAVIVTADGQTFDGVNRVTADNDPTAHAEVTAIRRACSGLGTFDLRGATLYSSCEPCPMCLASALWARIDRVVFAADRHDAASVGFDDAVFYEYFDNEDRHALMPVSKLELGHPEAPAILEPFNTWNTLDSRIDY, encoded by the coding sequence ATGAGTACCACCGTCACGGCCGAGGCATACCTGGCCAGGTCCATCCAGTTGGCAACTGCCAACGTCCTGAACAGCGGCGGCCCGTTCGGCGCCGTGATCGTCACCGCCGACGGTCAGACGTTCGACGGCGTCAACCGGGTCACCGCCGACAACGATCCCACCGCCCACGCCGAGGTCACGGCCATCCGCCGCGCATGCAGCGGTCTTGGCACCTTCGACCTCCGCGGAGCCACCCTCTACAGCAGCTGCGAGCCATGCCCCATGTGCCTGGCCTCGGCGCTCTGGGCCCGCATCGACCGGGTCGTCTTCGCCGCCGACCGGCACGACGCCGCCTCCGTGGGCTTCGACGACGCCGTCTTCTACGAGTACTTCGACAACGAGGACCGGCACGCCCTGATGCCGGTCTCCAAGCTCGAACTTGGCCACCCCGAAGCCCCGGCCATCCTGGAACCGTTCAACACCTGGAACACGCTCGACTCCAGGATTGACTACTAG
- a CDS encoding NCS2 family permease: MTILDNTAEKQAALQGAGQTAALEMHQTTGKAQRGTGPKPPVSNSFLDRFFHITRRGSTVAREVRGGLVTFFTMAYIVILNPLILGGFSADNAPTDVAGGWLSAAQVGAVTGLTAGVMTIAFGLIANLPFGLAAGLGINSFLAVAVIHEVTWAEAMGLVVINGILIVLFGVTGARTAIFRAVPKELKAAITVGIGLFIAFIGFVDSGFVKATAGGPPVQLGDNGSITSIPTMVFIVGLLVMGILVARKVQGGLLIGIVATTALAAVVEALMHIGPASDTNPGGWHLNTPVLSGHLVSAPDLGLVGQFDLFGAFGRIGGLAATMLVFTLVFTNFFDAMGTMTGLAKSAGVAHKDGTFPRLKSAFIVEGVGAVVGGATSGSSNTVYIDSAAGIGEGARTGLASVVTGALFLGSMFLTPLTSVVPLEVAAAALVVVGAMMMAQIREIKFTKFAVALPAFLTIVTMPLSYSIANGIGVGFVTWAVIGAASGKAKKIHPLMWVVTVGFIVYFARGPIGSLLGA; this comes from the coding sequence ATGACAATCCTGGACAACACAGCTGAAAAGCAGGCTGCGCTTCAGGGCGCGGGGCAGACAGCGGCACTCGAAATGCACCAGACAACCGGGAAAGCACAGCGGGGCACCGGCCCCAAGCCCCCGGTGTCGAACTCGTTCCTGGACCGCTTCTTCCACATCACCCGGCGCGGTTCCACCGTTGCCCGCGAGGTGCGCGGCGGACTGGTCACCTTCTTCACGATGGCCTACATCGTCATCCTGAATCCGCTGATCCTTGGCGGCTTCAGTGCGGACAACGCCCCCACGGACGTCGCCGGCGGCTGGCTTTCCGCGGCGCAGGTGGGCGCAGTCACCGGGCTGACAGCCGGCGTCATGACCATCGCGTTCGGCCTCATCGCCAACCTGCCGTTCGGCCTGGCCGCGGGACTGGGTATCAACTCCTTCCTCGCGGTGGCAGTCATCCACGAGGTCACCTGGGCCGAGGCCATGGGCCTGGTGGTCATCAACGGCATCCTGATTGTCCTTTTCGGTGTCACCGGCGCGCGGACCGCGATCTTCCGCGCCGTGCCCAAGGAGCTCAAAGCCGCCATCACGGTGGGCATCGGCCTGTTCATCGCCTTCATCGGCTTCGTGGACTCGGGCTTCGTCAAGGCCACCGCCGGCGGGCCCCCGGTCCAGCTCGGCGACAACGGCTCCATCACGTCCATCCCCACCATGGTGTTCATCGTTGGCCTGCTGGTCATGGGCATCCTCGTGGCACGGAAGGTCCAGGGCGGGCTGCTCATCGGCATCGTGGCCACCACGGCACTCGCCGCCGTCGTCGAGGCACTCATGCACATCGGCCCGGCCAGCGACACCAACCCGGGCGGCTGGCACCTGAACACGCCGGTGCTGTCCGGCCACCTGGTCTCCGCGCCGGACCTCGGCCTGGTGGGTCAGTTCGACCTGTTCGGTGCCTTCGGCCGGATCGGCGGCCTGGCCGCGACGATGCTGGTGTTCACGCTCGTGTTCACCAACTTCTTCGACGCCATGGGTACCATGACCGGCCTCGCGAAGAGCGCCGGCGTGGCGCACAAGGACGGCACGTTCCCCCGGCTCAAGTCCGCCTTCATCGTCGAAGGTGTGGGCGCGGTGGTGGGCGGTGCTACATCGGGTTCCTCCAACACTGTGTACATCGACTCCGCCGCGGGCATCGGCGAGGGCGCCCGCACGGGGCTGGCCTCGGTGGTCACCGGCGCGCTGTTCCTGGGCTCGATGTTCCTCACCCCGCTCACCAGCGTGGTGCCGCTCGAGGTGGCAGCCGCCGCCCTGGTGGTGGTGGGCGCGATGATGATGGCGCAGATCCGCGAAATCAAGTTCACCAAGTTCGCGGTGGCGCTGCCGGCCTTCCTGACGATCGTCACCATGCCGCTGAGCTACTCGATCGCCAACGGCATCGGCGTGGGCTTTGTGACCTGGGCAGTGATCGGCGCGGCCTCCGGCAAGGCGAAGAAGATCCACCCGCTGATGTGGGTGGTCACCGTGGGCTTCATTGTCTACTTCGCGCGCGGTCCGATCGGCTCGCTGCTCGGGGCGTAG